The genomic DNA ACGCAGGCAGTCGCCCGCTTCCAGCCGGTACTCGACGCCCTCCAGGGTGTAATGCAGGACGCCGGACAGCATCCACAGGTGCTGTTCCAGGCCGCGCACGGCCGGCTGCTCGTAGTCGATTACGGCGCCAGCGGGGAGCGTGCCCTCGATCAGTTCGGCGCGCAGGCCCTGCACTGGCGGCGACACCATGCGGCGCACGAAGCCGCTGGCCGGATCGGTCCACACGGCCTGCTCGGCCGCGCGGATCAGCTGTGCGCCCTGCTCTTCCACCTCGGCGATCAGGCGCGACATCGGCAAGCCGTACACGGTACACAGCTTGCCCAGCAGCGCTGCCGTCGGGCTGCTTTCGCCCCGCTCCAGGCGCGACAGGGTGGCGCGGCTGATGCCGCTGGCGCCGGCCAGTTCTTCCAGCGACATGCCACGCTGCTCACGCAGTGCGGCCAGGCGCCGCACCAGTTTCGATTCGAAGTCTTCTCTCATGATTGAGACAATATCTCAATTATGAGAAACGCGCAATGGCTAGTCGGCCCGTTGGGCGAAACGCTGCGCCAGCACCGCGCACACCATCAGCTGGATCTGGTGGAACAGCATCACCGGCAGGATGATCATGCCCAGCGAGGACGTGGCAAACAGCACCTTGGCCATCGGCACGCCGGAAGCCAGGCTTTTCTTCGAGCCGCAGAACACGATCGTCACTTCGTCGGCGCTGGAAAAGCCCAGCCGGCGGCTGGCCCAGAACGACAGCCCCAGCACCACGGCCAGCAGCACGCAGCAGATCAGGCCGAGGGCAAGCAGCAGCTGCGGCGACAGCTTGTGCCACAACCCTTCCGAGACAGCCTCGGAAAACGCCGTGTACACCACCAGCAGGATCGAGCCCTGGTCGACGTATTTCAGCATCGGCTTGTGGCGGTCGACCCACGCACCGATCCAGCGCCGGCACACCTGGCCGGCGATGAACGGCACCAGCAGTTGCAGCACGATGGCCAGCACGGCATCGAGCGAGGAGCGCTCCGCCTGGCCCTGCACGATGAAAGCGCCCACCAGCAGCGGCGTGATGAAGATGCCGAGGAAGTTGGATGCCGAAGCGCTGCAGATCGCCGCGGGCACGTTCCCGCGTCCCATCGCCGTCATCGCGATGGACGACTGCACGGTGGACGGCAGCATGCACAGGAACAGCAGGCCCAGATACAGGTCCGGCGTCAGCACTGCCAGCGCGACGGGTTTCAAGGCCAGGCCGAGGATGGGGAACAGCACGAAGGTACAGGCCAGCACCAGCAGGTGCAGGCGCCAGTGCGTCAGGCCGGCCACGATGGCCTCGCGCGACAGCTTGGCGCCGTGCAGGAAGAACAACAGGCCGATGGCGAAGGTGGTGACGTCGCCGAAGACGACGGCGGTTTGCCCGGTGCAGGGCAGCACCGACGCGATGGCGACGGTGGTCAGGAGGGCAAGCGTGAAGTTGTCTGGCTTGAGACGGGCGAGGAAGGCGGATGCGGAAGACATCGGGCCATTTTAGCCCAAGCGCTCCGGCGGCGCTGAACGACACCAGGGGTTTCCATTTGCCGGCAGAGACCCAAGGTGACAGGCTCCCATCTTCGAGCGGAACGCTCGAAGATGGGAGCCTGTCACCTGCTGGTTCACGCCAGCGGCGTCGTTACATGATATGGCGCCCCAGCCACCAGGCGATGGCGGCCACGAACGCGGAAGCGGGAATCGTGAAGATCCATGCCCACACGATGTTGCCGGCCACGCCCCAGCGCACGGCCGACAGGCGCTGCGCCGAGCCGACACCGACGATGGCGCCCGTGATGGTGTGCGTCGTCGAGACGGGCACGCCCCAGAACGATGCCATCAAGAGGGTGATGGCGCCGCCCGTTTCGGCGCAGAAGCCGCCGACAGGTTTGAGTTTCGTGATCTTCTGGCCCATGGTTTTCACGATGCGCCAGCCACCGAACAGCGTGCCGAACGAGATCGCGGCATAGCACGAGATGATCACCCACAGCGGCGGCTCGGCATCGCCGGCGGCCACGTGGCCGGAGGCGATCAGCAGCATCCAGATGATGCCCATGGTTTTCTGCGCGTCGTTGCCGCCGTGGCCCAGGCTGTATGCCGCGGCCGATGCCAGCTGCAGGCGGCGGAACCAGCCGTCGATCTTGCGCGGCGTCGATTTGACGAACACCCACGAGACGATCAGCATGATGACGGAGCCCAGCGCGAAGCCCAGCAGCGGCGCCACCACGATGAACACGACGGTCTTGATCAGGCCAGCGGCGATCAGCGCGCCGGTGCCGGACTTGGCGACGGCCGCGCCCACCAGGCCGCCGATCAGCGCGTGCGACGACGACGACGGAATGCCGTAGTACCAGGTGATCAGGTTCCACACGATGGCCCCGACCAGCGCACCGAAGATGACGTAATGGTCCACCACGTGCGGATCGATGGTGCCCTTGCCGATCGTCTGGGCCACTTTCAGGCCGACGATGAAGATCGCGATGAAGTTGAAGAAGGCGGCCATCGCCACCGCCGTCTGGGGCTTGAGCACGCCCGTCGACACGACCGTCGCGATCGCGTTGGCGGCGTCGTGGAAGCCGTTCATGAAGTCGAAGACGAGTGCCAGGAAGATCAGTACAGCCAGCGCGTAGATGCTGATTTGTAGGGTCTGCATATTGTTGTAGTTTCTATCGCTGGCGCTTTACGCGTTTTCGACGATGATGCCTTCGATGATGTTGGCCACGTCCTCGCAGCGGTCCGTCACGGTTTCCAGGATCTCGTAGATGGCCTTCATCTTGATCAGGTTGCGCACGTCCGGCTCGTCGCGGAACAGCTTCGACATGGCGGCGCGCATCACGTGGTCGGCATCCGATTCCAGGCGGTCGATCTCTTCGCAGATGGCGACGATGTCACGGGCGTTGTCCATGTTCGACAGCAGCGCCACGGCGTCCTTGACCTTCTCGCAGCAGGCCAGCACCAGCTCGGCCAGGCGCTTGGCTTCCGGCGTCACGGCGTGCAGGTCGTACAGCGACACGGTCTGGCCGGCGTCTTCCATCATGTCCAGGATGTCGTCCATCTTGGTGATCAGCTTGTGGATGTCGTCGCGGTCGATCGGCGTGATGAACGTCTTGTGCAGCAGGTCGACGGTGGTGTAGGTGATCTTGTCGGCCTGCTTCTCGATGCTCTCGATCGCGTGCACGCGATTTTCCAGGTCGTCGAAGTTGGTCATCAGGCCAAGCATTTCTTTCGCGCCTTTGACGCACAGCTCCGCATGCTGGTTGAACAGGTCAAAGAATTTGCCCTCGGTGGGCATCAAGCGTCCAAACATTTTGTTCTCCGTTGGTTGATTCGGTGGTGCTGCGGGGCCGTCGCGCGAGGGAAGGCCCGGTGGTAATCGACCGGTTATCAGTCGCCCTGATAGACCGCCAGGTTACCGGTGTAGTTGCCAAACTTGGTGTACATGCCCATCCACGTGAGGCGGATCGCGCCGATGGGACCGTTACGCTGCTTGCCGATAATGATCTCGGCGGTTCCCTTGTCCGGCGAATCGGGGTTGTAGACCTCGTCGCGGTACAGGAAGATGATCACGTCCGCATCCTGCTCGATAGCGCCGGATTCGCGCAGGTCGGACATCACGGGACGCTTGTTCGGGCGCTGTTCCAGCGAGCGGTTCAGCTGGGACAGCGCGATCACGGGGCAGTGCAATTCCTTCGCCAGGCCCTTCAGCGAACGCGAGATCTCGGAGATCTCGGCGGCGCGGTTGTCGCCCGGCTGCGAGCCCTGCATCAGCTGCAGGTAGTCGACGATGATGAGACCGAGCTTGCCACACTGGCGCGCCAGGCGGCGCGCCCGTGCGCGCATCTCGATCGGGTTCAGCGCCGGCGTCTCGTCGATGTACAGCTGCGCTTCGTTCATCTTCTGGATGGCGTGCGTCAGGCGCGGCCAGTCCTCGTCGTTCAGCTTGCCCGTACGCAGGCGATGCTGGTCGAGCTGGCCGACCGAGCCCAGCATACGCATCGCCAGCTGGGCGCCGCCCATCTCCATCGAGAACACGGCGACGGGCAGGCCCGCCTCGATCGCGACGTTCTCGCCGATGTTGACGGAAAACGCGGTCTTGCCCATCGACGGACGGCCGGCCACGATGACGAGGTCGCCCGGCTGCAGGCCGGACGTCATGCGATCGAGGTCGATGAAGCCGGTCGGCACGCCGGTGATCTCGCTGGTGCTTTCGCGGCTGTACAGCTCGTCGATACGCTCGACCACCTGGGTCAACAGGGGCTGCACGGCGGTCCAGCCGGACGAGCCGCGCGATCCCGCTTCGGCGATGGCGAAGATCTTCGACTCCGCCTCGTCCAGCATCTGCTTGACTTCCTTGCCCTGCGGGCTGAAGGCGTTGCCGGAGATTTCGTCGGCCACGGTGATCAGCTTGCGCAGCACACCGCGGTCGCGCACGATCTCGGCGTAGCGGCGGATGTTGGCGGCCGACGGCGTGTTCTGCGCCATGGCGTTCAGGTATTGCAGGCCACCCACTTCGTCGGCCTTGCCCAGCATCGTCAGCGCCTCGTAGACGGTGATGACGTCGGCCGGCTTGCCCGCGTTGATCAGGCGCACCATCTGTTCGAAGATGATGCGGTGGTCGTAGCGATAGAAATCCTCCGCGTTCATGAAGTCGGCGATGCGGTCCCACGCGGCGTTATCGCGCAGCAGGCCGCCGATGACGGACTGTTCTGCCTCGATGGAATGCGGCGGGATGCGTAGGGAGTCGACTTGCGGGTCGGATGGGGCGGCGTTCATGGCGCGAATTATACCTGCTTCGGGTTTGCGAAGTTCATTAAAGAAAGGCCGACAAGGCCTGCAAACGTTGCATTTTCAACGCTTTGCGGACAATGCTGCCATCTTCACAATGCAATAAAAAAGCCGGGCGAACCCGGCTTCTTCAAAAGCTAAGACAGTCTGACGTGGAATAAATTCCCGGCGTCGACTTAGGCTGCTTCGCCCACGACGGCCACGGTCACTTCGACCACGACGTCGGTGTGCAGCGACACGGAGACAGGGTGCTCGCCGGTCGTCTTCAGCGGGCCGGTCGGCATGCGCACGGCTGCTTTTTCGACAGCGAAACCAGCCTTCGTCAGCGCTTCGGCGATGTCGTAGTTGGTCACGGAACCGAACAGGCGGCCGTCGACGCCGGCCTTCTGCGACACGGTCACGGTCATGCCGTTCAGCTTTTCGCCTTGGCCTTGTGCGGCAGCCAGCTTTTCAGCGGCGGCTTTTTCCAGTTCGGCGCGCTTGGCTTCGAACTCGGCCACGGCAGCCGTCGTGGCACGACGTGCCAGCTTTTGCGGGATCAGGAAGTTACGTGCGTAGCCGTCCTTGACCTTCACGACGTCGCCCAGGTTGCCGACGTTGATGACTTTTTCCAACAGAATGATTTGCATAGTTCTCTCCAGGATCTATCTGAACCGCAATTAAGCGTGGTGCAGATCGGTGTAAGGCAGCAGGGCCAGGTAGCGGGCGCGCTTGATGGCGGTGTCGACTTGACGCTGGTAGTGCGCCTTCGTGCCGGTCAGGCGTGCTGGCATGATCTTGCCGTTTTCCTGGATGAAATCTTTCAGCGTGTCTACGTCTTTGTAGTCCACTTGCTCAACGCCAGCGGCGGTGAAGCGGCAGAACTTCTTGCGCTTGAACAGAGGATTTTGCTGTTTGCGCTTCTCTTTCAGCTTTGCTTTGTTTTTGTCGAACTTTTTACCGAATGCCATTTTAGGCTCCTGTATCTAAATGTTGTGCTGTCGTGACAGCACGGAAATCAATGATGTGAAATACCAGGCTCTTGCTGTGGCGGTTCTTCTTGGCCAGGAATCCCGTGAACTCGTACGTGCCTCCCAGTGGCGCCGCGCTGAAGCGGTTGGAGATCTCGCCTGCGGCTACCGCGGCAATCTCGAACTCGGTCAGGCGGGCAATGCCGGCTTCCATCTGCTGCGAACTGTGCTGCAATACTGCATTCACGAGTGGCAGACCGGCTGGCGTGTATCGCAACACTTCCCGCTCGGTGATGAGGCCGACAAACTGGAGCTGGTTCAGCGAAACTCCCGATCAATACTTACGCCGACGAACTTAAGCTGCAGCGGCTGCAGGAGCGGCTGCTGGTGCTTCGGCGCGGTGGCTCTTGGCCGCGTCTTCACGCTGGACCGACTTCATCATCGGCGAAGGAGCGGTTTCCGCTTTCTTCATCTTGACGGTCAGGTGACGCAGCACGGCATCATTGAATTTGAACGCGGTTTCCAGTTCGACCAGGGTTTCGTTGTCGCACTCGATGTTCATGCAGATGTAGTGTGCCTTGGCCAGTTTCTGGATCGAGTACGCCATCTGACGGCGGCCCCAATCTTCCACGCGGTGCACGTTACCGCCGCGCGAGGTCACGCTGGCTTTGTAACGTTCGATCATCGCGGGCACTTGCTCGCTTTGGTCCGGATGGACGATAAATACGATTTCATAGTGACGCATGCAAACTCCCTTAAGGACTGTTGATAGCCCACCCCGGCGTCAAGACGGGTGTGGGAAGAGGTAAGCCCGCGACTATATCAGCATTTCAACGAGAAATCCAGCGCCCGCGCAGGTCGCGACCGCGCGATGTCGGCTGCCCGAACCCCACGACTGGGTGAGGCGTTGGGGACTGTCCCCGCATGGGGAGCGCAGCGGGGAATTCGCGGAGCATCGCTTCGCGCCCGCGCAGCGGTGCCGGCCTACGAGCCGGCACCATGGCCCCGGTTTTCACCGCACAGTGCCCGAAGTCGCAAATATTTCGCCCAAAACAACAATTTCCCTTGCAATCCCCCGAACACTGTACAAAAATACAGACTGTCTATATAAACAGCCCAAAGCACCATGATCAAGCTCACCGCAAGACAGGAACAAATTCTCAATCTGATCAGGGATGCCATCGAGAACACCGGCTTCCCCCCGACCCGCGCGGAAATCGCGGCCGAGCTGGGCTTCAAATCCGCCAACGCGGCCGAAGAGCACCTGAAGGCGCTCGCGCGCAAGGGTGCCATCGAGATCACCGCCGGCACCTCGCGCGGCATCCGGCTGCTGGGCGAACGCCCGGCCCCGGCGGCGGCGAAGCCGGCCGACCTGGGCCCGATGCCGCAAGTCCCGGCCGGCATGCTGATGTCGCTGCCGCTGATCGGCCGCGTGGCGGCCGGCTCGCCCATCCTGGCGCAGGAAAACCTGGAGACGAGCTACAGCGTCGACCCGGCCCTGTTCTCGGCCAAGCCCGATTTCCTCCTGAAGGTGCGCGGCGAATCGATGCGCGACATCGGCATCATGGACGGCGACCTGCTGGCCGTGAAGAAGGTGGACAGCGCCAAGAACGGCCAGATCGTCGTGGCCCGCATCGGCAGCGAAGTGACGGTGAAGCGCTACCGCCGTACCGGCTCGACCGTCGAGCTGCTGCCGGAAAACCCGGACTTCAAGGTCATCACCGTCGATCCGGAGACCGACGAATTCGCGCTGGAAGGCCTGGCGGTCGGATTGCTGCGGACCTGGCACTAAAGTAGTGCCGCTGGCGTCTGTCCCCGCAGGGGACTGCCGCCGAAGTTCGCATGCGTCCCGCCGGCTGATCTCGCGCTTGGGGTCTGTCCCTCGGGGA from Pseudoduganella armeniaca includes the following:
- the rpsR gene encoding 30S ribosomal protein S18, which codes for MAFGKKFDKNKAKLKEKRKQQNPLFKRKKFCRFTAAGVEQVDYKDVDTLKDFIQENGKIMPARLTGTKAHYQRQVDTAIKRARYLALLPYTDLHHA
- the lexA gene encoding transcriptional repressor LexA — its product is MIKLTARQEQILNLIRDAIENTGFPPTRAEIAAELGFKSANAAEEHLKALARKGAIEITAGTSRGIRLLGERPAPAAAKPADLGPMPQVPAGMLMSLPLIGRVAAGSPILAQENLETSYSVDPALFSAKPDFLLKVRGESMRDIGIMDGDLLAVKKVDSAKNGQIVVARIGSEVTVKRYRRTGSTVELLPENPDFKVITVDPETDEFALEGLAVGLLRTWH
- the priB gene encoding primosomal replication protein N, encoding MNQLQFVGLITEREVLRYTPAGLPLVNAVLQHSSQQMEAGIARLTEFEIAAVAAGEISNRFSAAPLGGTYEFTGFLAKKNRHSKSLVFHIIDFRAVTTAQHLDTGA
- the rpsF gene encoding 30S ribosomal protein S6; protein product: MRHYEIVFIVHPDQSEQVPAMIERYKASVTSRGGNVHRVEDWGRRQMAYSIQKLAKAHYICMNIECDNETLVELETAFKFNDAVLRHLTVKMKKAETAPSPMMKSVQREDAAKSHRAEAPAAAPAAAAA
- a CDS encoding helix-turn-helix domain-containing protein encodes the protein MREDFESKLVRRLAALREQRGMSLEELAGASGISRATLSRLERGESSPTAALLGKLCTVYGLPMSRLIAEVEEQGAQLIRAAEQAVWTDPASGFVRRMVSPPVQGLRAELIEGTLPAGAVIDYEQPAVRGLEQHLWMLSGVLHYTLEGVEYRLEAGDCLRFRLFGPTRFVCPGPQPARYLIAVIEP
- a CDS encoding inorganic phosphate transporter; amino-acid sequence: MQTLQISIYALAVLIFLALVFDFMNGFHDAANAIATVVSTGVLKPQTAVAMAAFFNFIAIFIVGLKVAQTIGKGTIDPHVVDHYVIFGALVGAIVWNLITWYYGIPSSSSHALIGGLVGAAVAKSGTGALIAAGLIKTVVFIVVAPLLGFALGSVIMLIVSWVFVKSTPRKIDGWFRRLQLASAAAYSLGHGGNDAQKTMGIIWMLLIASGHVAAGDAEPPLWVIISCYAAISFGTLFGGWRIVKTMGQKITKLKPVGGFCAETGGAITLLMASFWGVPVSTTHTITGAIVGVGSAQRLSAVRWGVAGNIVWAWIFTIPASAFVAAIAWWLGRHIM
- a CDS encoding bile acid:sodium symporter family protein; protein product: MSSASAFLARLKPDNFTLALLTTVAIASVLPCTGQTAVVFGDVTTFAIGLLFFLHGAKLSREAIVAGLTHWRLHLLVLACTFVLFPILGLALKPVALAVLTPDLYLGLLFLCMLPSTVQSSIAMTAMGRGNVPAAICSASASNFLGIFITPLLVGAFIVQGQAERSSLDAVLAIVLQLLVPFIAGQVCRRWIGAWVDRHKPMLKYVDQGSILLVVYTAFSEAVSEGLWHKLSPQLLLALGLICCVLLAVVLGLSFWASRRLGFSSADEVTIVFCGSKKSLASGVPMAKVLFATSSLGMIILPVMLFHQIQLMVCAVLAQRFAQRAD
- a CDS encoding replicative DNA helicase → MNAAPSDPQVDSLRIPPHSIEAEQSVIGGLLRDNAAWDRIADFMNAEDFYRYDHRIIFEQMVRLINAGKPADVITVYEALTMLGKADEVGGLQYLNAMAQNTPSAANIRRYAEIVRDRGVLRKLITVADEISGNAFSPQGKEVKQMLDEAESKIFAIAEAGSRGSSGWTAVQPLLTQVVERIDELYSRESTSEITGVPTGFIDLDRMTSGLQPGDLVIVAGRPSMGKTAFSVNIGENVAIEAGLPVAVFSMEMGGAQLAMRMLGSVGQLDQHRLRTGKLNDEDWPRLTHAIQKMNEAQLYIDETPALNPIEMRARARRLARQCGKLGLIIVDYLQLMQGSQPGDNRAAEISEISRSLKGLAKELHCPVIALSQLNRSLEQRPNKRPVMSDLRESGAIEQDADVIIFLYRDEVYNPDSPDKGTAEIIIGKQRNGPIGAIRLTWMGMYTKFGNYTGNLAVYQGD
- the rplI gene encoding 50S ribosomal protein L9, yielding MQIILLEKVINVGNLGDVVKVKDGYARNFLIPQKLARRATTAAVAEFEAKRAELEKAAAEKLAAAQGQGEKLNGMTVTVSQKAGVDGRLFGSVTNYDIAEALTKAGFAVEKAAVRMPTGPLKTTGEHPVSVSLHTDVVVEVTVAVVGEAA
- a CDS encoding DUF47 domain-containing protein, which translates into the protein MFGRLMPTEGKFFDLFNQHAELCVKGAKEMLGLMTNFDDLENRVHAIESIEKQADKITYTTVDLLHKTFITPIDRDDIHKLITKMDDILDMMEDAGQTVSLYDLHAVTPEAKRLAELVLACCEKVKDAVALLSNMDNARDIVAICEEIDRLESDADHVMRAAMSKLFRDEPDVRNLIKMKAIYEILETVTDRCEDVANIIEGIIVENA